From Vitis vinifera cultivar Pinot Noir 40024 chromosome 14, ASM3070453v1, a single genomic window includes:
- the LOC104881451 gene encoding uncharacterized protein LOC104881451 yields MGKMGFGQKWLKWIKWCISRASFSVLVNGTPTDFFRSSKGLRQRDPLSPYLLVIAMKALSSLLVRTREGGFLSGFKIKSPIYIGSSCGLKLFQGEMILIGSVVNLEVLASEIGCKFFSTNGVSIMQVKGIVWKKVIKGKYGEEEGGWSFCEAKEAWVPDLWEQRERGGVWNFHFARNPNDWELDSMERSLFQQQGHWVNREQEDRVV; encoded by the exons ATGGGTAAAATGGGTTTCGGGCAAAAATGGCTAAAGTGGATTAAGTGGTGCATTTCTAGGGCAAGCTTCTCTGTTTTGGTGAatggtactcccacggattttTTCCGAAGCTCAAAGGGGTTGAGACAAAGGGATCCCCTATCCCCCTATTTACTTGTGATTGCTATGAAGGCTCTCAGTAGCTTGTTGGTGAGAACCCGGGAGGGAGGTTTCTTGTCAGGTTTTaag ATCAAGTCACCAATTTATATTGGCTcctcatgtggtttgaagctATTTCAAGGTGAGATGATTCTAATAGGATCAGTGGTTAATTTGGAGGTGTTGGCTTCGGAGATTGGTTGTAAG TTCTTCTCTACAAATGGTGTTAGCATTATGCAAGTGAAGGGGATAGTTTGGAAGAAGGTCATTAAGGGGAAGTATGGGGAGGAAGAAGGAGGGTGGTCGTTTTGTGAG GCTAAAGAGGCGTGGGTACCAGATTTGTGGGAGCAAAGGGAGAGAGGAGGGGTTTGGAACTTCCATTTTGCTAGAAATCcaaatgattgggagttggattcTATGGAGAGGTCCCTTTTTCAACAGCAAGGTCATTGGGTGAATAGGGAGCAGGAGGATAGAGTGGTTTGA
- the LOC100255455 gene encoding uncharacterized RNA-binding protein C1827.05c isoform X1, translating into MGTKAKKAMIKKSKKGSSKLSVPGHKKAAADFLPLEGGPGHELPEQEPPKNTGTVLYIGRIPHGFYENEMEGFFKQFGAVKRLRIARNKKTGKSKHFGFIEFESPEVAKIVAECMHNHLLFEHILQVHVVPPEHVHPKLWKGVNRLYKPLDRVQIERKRQNKERTLEKQKKLVEGIGKRDQKRRKRIEAAGIDYECPEIVRSYSMFVCLFVRFFFFF; encoded by the exons ATGGGCACCAAGGCAAAGAAAGCCATGATAAAGAAATCGAAAAAGGGATCTTCTAAATTATCAGTTCCTGGGCATAAAAAAGCGGCTGCAGATTTCTTG CCATTAGAAGGTGGTCCTGGGCATGAACTTCCTGAGCAGGAACCACCAAAAAATACTGGTACGGTACTGTATATTGGTCGGATACCACATGGATTCTATGAGAATGAAATGGAAG GTTTCTTCAAGCAATTTGGTGCTGTCAAAAGATTAAGAATTGCGAGGAATAAGAAG ACAGGAAAATCAAAGCATTTTGGCTTCATTGAATTTGAATCTCCTGAG GTGGCAAAAATTGTAGCTGAATGTATGCATAATCACCTGTTGTTCGAACACATCTTGCAAGTTCATGTTGTTCCTCCTGAGCATGTTCATCCAAAATT ATGGAAAGGTGTAAATCGTCTATATAAGCCACTGGACAGGGTTCAAATTGAACGAAAACGACAGAACAAG GAAAGAACATTGGAAAAGCAGAAGAAATTGGTGGAAGGAATTGGGAAACGAGATCAGAAGCGGCGTAAGAGGATAGAGGCTGCTGGTATTGATTATGAGTGCCCAGAAATAGTAAGAAGCTATTccatgtttgtttgtttgtttgttcggttttttttttttttttga
- the LOC100255455 gene encoding uncharacterized RNA-binding protein C1827.05c isoform X2, with protein sequence MGTKAKKAMIKKSKKGSSKLSVPGHKKAAADFLPLEGGPGHELPEQEPPKNTGTVLYIGRIPHGFYENEMEGFFKQFGAVKRLRIARNKKTGKSKHFGFIEFESPEVAKIVAECMHNHLLFEHILQVHVVPPEHVHPKLWKGVNRLYKPLDRVQIERKRQNKERTLEKQKKLVEGIGKRDQKRRKRIEAAGIDYECPEIVGISRPASKKIRFDEE encoded by the exons ATGGGCACCAAGGCAAAGAAAGCCATGATAAAGAAATCGAAAAAGGGATCTTCTAAATTATCAGTTCCTGGGCATAAAAAAGCGGCTGCAGATTTCTTG CCATTAGAAGGTGGTCCTGGGCATGAACTTCCTGAGCAGGAACCACCAAAAAATACTGGTACGGTACTGTATATTGGTCGGATACCACATGGATTCTATGAGAATGAAATGGAAG GTTTCTTCAAGCAATTTGGTGCTGTCAAAAGATTAAGAATTGCGAGGAATAAGAAG ACAGGAAAATCAAAGCATTTTGGCTTCATTGAATTTGAATCTCCTGAG GTGGCAAAAATTGTAGCTGAATGTATGCATAATCACCTGTTGTTCGAACACATCTTGCAAGTTCATGTTGTTCCTCCTGAGCATGTTCATCCAAAATT ATGGAAAGGTGTAAATCGTCTATATAAGCCACTGGACAGGGTTCAAATTGAACGAAAACGACAGAACAAG GAAAGAACATTGGAAAAGCAGAAGAAATTGGTGGAAGGAATTGGGAAACGAGATCAGAAGCGGCGTAAGAGGATAGAGGCTGCTGGTATTGATTATGAGTGCCCAGAAATA GTGGGTATTAGTCGACCCGCTTCAAAGAAGATTAGATTTGATGAAGAATAG